From a region of the Zingiber officinale cultivar Zhangliang chromosome 4B, Zo_v1.1, whole genome shotgun sequence genome:
- the LOC121976263 gene encoding protein RETARDED ROOT GROWTH-LIKE-like, with protein MRLKLLLSSFSRKTLLRHSRTLAAPPTAFPGGCSFSTTAVSRHLGGFPFFRGLQLWFRQGDCLPKYFSAVASQSRFFQDEKQGYVSSRYSEDAKKGRLVPVNAYFLSTSIDLKSLRAHNAFNVISPASRVSDCVILRFYDNNFKFENDPQVIEFDFSNESNCHYVVVFQYGSVVLFNVSEQKADGYLKIVENHALIMLPERAKDDYSVVEIPTLKTWMEGGLDHIMLKSLSVDGILTIASVLGQSIALDYFIRQVDGMVELFSNINHEMEKTGYFRLKNKMLLQLVGKANSILEAVILKLKLFDRPEIAWKNANYAQIWEYLRDDFELTNRFGSLHFKLEFVERNISFFRNILQNRKMHFLDSLIVTLLVVEILMSIYRNGM; from the exons ATGCGGCTCAAGCTTTTGCTTTCATCTTTCTCAAGGAAAACCCTACTCCGCCACTCGCGAACCCTAGCCGCTCCTCCTACTGCCTTCCCGGGCGGCTGTTCCTTCTCCACAACCGCTGTATCCAGACATTTGGGCGGTTTTCCTTTCTTTAGGGGTCTTCAATTATGGTTCCGCCAAGGCGATTGCTTGCCAAAGTACTTCTCAGCTGTGGCTTCCCAATCTCGCTTCTTCCAAGACGAGAAGCAGGGCTACGTCTCTTCGAGATATTCCGAGGACGCGAAGAAGGGCCGATTAGTCCCCGTGAATGCCTATTTTCTGTCTACCAG TATTGATTTGAAAAGCTTGCGGGCGCACAATGCGTTCAACGTCATTTCTCCGGCTTCTCGTGTCAGTGACTGTGTTATTCTTAGATTCTATGATAATAACTTCAAGTTCGAGAATGATCCTCAG GTTATTGAGTTTGATTTCTCAAATGAAAGTAATTGTCACTATGTGGTGGTTTTTCAATATGGCTCTGTCGTGTTGTTTAATGTTTCTGAACAAAAAGCTGATGGCTACCTGAAGATTGTCGAAAACCATGCATTAATTATGTTGCCAGAGAGGGCAAAAGATG ACTATTCAGTAGTTGAAATTCCAACTCTAAAGACGTGGATGGAAGGTGGTCTTGACCACATTATGCTTAAAAGTTTGAGCGTCGATGGCATCCTCACCATTGCAAGTGTTCTTGGTCAAAGCATTGCCTTAGATTACTTTATTCGGCAG GTTGATGGAATGGTTGAACTGTTTAGCAACATTAATCATGAAATGGAGAAAACAGGTTATTTTCGGCTGAAGAACAAAATGCTTCTGCAATTAGTCGGAAAAGCAAATTCTATTCTGGAGGCAGTTATTCTGAAACTCAAGCTTTTTGACAG GCCGGAGATTGCATGGAAGAATGCTAATTACGCGCAGATATGGGAGTACCTTCGTGATGATTTTGAGTTGACTAATAGATTTGGTAGCCTCCATTTTAAGCTGGAGTTTGTTGAG CGCAACATTTCGTTCTTCAGGAACATCCTTCAGAACAGGAAAATGCATTTCTTGGACTCTCTCATAGTTACTTTACTCGTCGTGGAGATCTTGATGTCGATATATCGTAATGGAATGTAA